The following coding sequences are from one Ancylobacter sp. TS-1 window:
- the infC gene encoding translation initiation factor IF-3: protein MRPVAPEKEGPRVNEDIRIREVQLIDQEGQNLGVVLTRDAIAMAQEAGLDLVEIAPNSAPPVCKILDYGRFKYQNQKKANEARKKQHVVEIKEIKLRPGIDTHDYEVKMKSIHRFFEEGDKVKITLRFRGREMAHQELGYKLLNKVKEELATIAKVEAEPSLEGRQMIMVLAPR, encoded by the coding sequence ATGAGACCCGTCGCGCCGGAAAAGGAAGGCCCGCGCGTCAACGAAGACATCCGCATCCGTGAAGTTCAGCTCATCGATCAGGAGGGGCAGAACCTCGGTGTCGTGCTTACGCGCGACGCGATCGCGATGGCGCAGGAGGCCGGTCTCGATCTCGTCGAGATCGCCCCGAATTCGGCGCCGCCGGTCTGCAAGATTCTCGACTATGGCCGGTTCAAGTACCAGAACCAGAAGAAGGCCAACGAGGCGCGCAAGAAGCAGCACGTCGTCGAGATCAAGGAAATCAAGCTGCGCCCCGGCATCGACACCCACGATTACGAGGTGAAGATGAAGTCCATCCACCGCTTCTTCGAGGAAGGCGACAAGGTGAAGATCACCCTGCGCTTCCGCGGTCGCGAGATGGCGCATCAGGAGCTGGGCTACAAGCTGCTGAACAAGGTCAAGGAAGAGCTGGCGACCATTGCCAAGGTCGAGGCCGAGCCCTCGCTCGAAGGCCGCCAGATGATCATGGTGCTGGCGCCGCGCTGA
- the rsmD gene encoding 16S rRNA (guanine(966)-N(2))-methyltransferase RsmD, whose protein sequence is MRIVGGRFRGRTLHGPTSSATRPTSDRLREALFNVLAHAYEDAADGARVLDLFAGTGALGLEALSRGARFAVFVDEAPEPRALIRANVETLGVGGITRIFRRDATKLGTALASDSFDLVFCDPPYGRGLAGKALESARAGNWLAPGALVIVEEATEAAFAAPDGFEELERRRYDASEAIFLRAPG, encoded by the coding sequence ATGCGCATCGTCGGTGGCCGTTTCCGGGGCCGGACGCTGCACGGTCCGACCTCCAGCGCGACGCGGCCGACCTCCGACCGGCTGCGCGAGGCGCTGTTCAACGTGCTCGCCCATGCCTATGAGGACGCGGCCGACGGCGCGCGGGTGCTCGACCTGTTCGCCGGCACCGGCGCGCTGGGGCTGGAGGCGCTCTCGCGCGGGGCGCGCTTCGCTGTCTTCGTGGACGAGGCGCCGGAGCCGCGCGCGCTGATCCGCGCCAATGTCGAGACGCTCGGCGTCGGCGGCATCACCCGCATCTTCCGCCGCGACGCCACCAAGCTCGGCACCGCGCTGGCCAGCGATTCCTTCGATCTCGTCTTCTGCGATCCCCCCTACGGCCGGGGCCTCGCCGGCAAGGCGCTGGAAAGCGCGCGCGCCGGCAACTGGCTGGCGCCGGGGGCCCTCGTCATCGTCGAGGAGGCCACGGAAGCAGCCTTCGCCGCGCCGGACGGCTTCGAGGAACTGGAGCGCCGCCGCTACGATGCCAGCGAGGCGATCTTTTTGCGCGCGCCGGGCTGA
- the accD gene encoding acetyl-CoA carboxylase, carboxyltransferase subunit beta, protein MNWISNVVRPKLNSFLNRREVPENLWVKCPETGQLVFHKDLEANLHVVPGSGYHMRMDPTERLRSVFDGGKWYDVALPQVPADPLRFRDEKRYVDRLRDARAKTGAQDAVKVGYGKLEGLPATVAVQDFGFMGGSLGMAAGEAIVTGLETAASRGTPFIMFAGSGGARMQEGILSLMQMPRTTCAIQELREARLPYIVVLTNPTTGGVTASYAMLGDIQIAEPGALIGFAGPRVIEQTIREKLPEGFQRAEYLRDHGMIDLVVHRHEMRATLARLCRLLMRAPAAGTQAETSGRPAAQPVAAEAAALPPPAPASA, encoded by the coding sequence TTGAACTGGATCTCGAACGTCGTCCGCCCGAAGCTCAACTCCTTCCTGAACCGCCGGGAAGTGCCTGAGAATCTGTGGGTGAAATGTCCCGAGACCGGACAGCTGGTGTTCCACAAGGACCTCGAGGCCAATCTCCACGTCGTCCCCGGCTCCGGCTACCACATGCGCATGGACCCGACCGAGCGGCTGCGCTCGGTGTTCGACGGCGGCAAATGGTACGACGTGGCGCTGCCGCAGGTGCCGGCCGACCCGCTCAGGTTCCGCGACGAGAAGCGCTATGTCGACCGCCTGCGCGACGCCCGCGCCAAGACCGGCGCGCAGGACGCGGTGAAGGTCGGCTACGGCAAGCTGGAGGGCCTGCCCGCCACCGTCGCGGTGCAGGATTTCGGCTTCATGGGCGGTTCGCTCGGCATGGCGGCCGGCGAGGCCATCGTGACCGGCCTCGAGACCGCCGCCTCGCGCGGCACGCCCTTCATCATGTTCGCCGGCTCGGGCGGCGCGCGCATGCAGGAGGGCATCCTGTCCCTCATGCAGATGCCGCGCACCACCTGTGCCATTCAGGAACTGCGCGAGGCGCGCCTGCCCTACATCGTGGTGCTGACCAACCCGACCACCGGCGGCGTCACCGCCTCCTACGCCATGCTGGGCGACATCCAGATCGCCGAGCCCGGCGCGCTGATCGGTTTCGCCGGCCCGCGCGTCATCGAGCAGACCATCCGCGAGAAGCTGCCCGAGGGCTTCCAGCGCGCCGAATATCTGCGCGACCACGGCATGATCGACCTCGTGGTGCACCGGCACGAGATGCGGGCGACGCTGGCCCGGCTGTGCCGCCTGCTGATGCGCGCGCCGGCCGCCGGCACGCAGGCCGAGACCAGCGGCAGGCCGGCCGCCCAGCCGGTGGCGGCCGAGGCGGCGGCGCTGCCGCCGCCCGCCCCGGCAAGCGCCTGA
- the cysP gene encoding thiosulfate ABC transporter substrate-binding protein CysP has product MRLSRRLILTSALTVALAPLLATGFAPAARADEPNQILNASYDIARELFEAENKQFEPAYKAKTGKQIKVNQSHAGTSKQARSIVEGLEADVVTFNQITDVTFLVDKGFIAKDWQQRLPNASSPWYSFPAFLVREGNPKKVKNWDDLVRDDVKLVFPNPKTSGNARYTYLAAYAFALEKFNGDVAKADAFARKLLSNVVVFDTGGRGSTTTFVEREQGDVLITFEAEVIGVKDAYKDKKFEVVVPEVSLLAEFPVAVVDKVVDKRGSRQVATDYLTYLYTPEGQKIAAELNNRVVDPKVAEEYKAKFAPVRLVKVEDVFGGWANAQKTHFASGGKLDELFVAP; this is encoded by the coding sequence ATGCGCCTCTCGCGCCGCCTGATCCTGACCTCGGCCCTCACCGTCGCGCTGGCGCCGTTGCTCGCCACCGGCTTCGCCCCCGCGGCCCGCGCCGACGAGCCGAACCAGATTCTCAACGCCTCCTACGACATCGCCCGCGAGCTGTTCGAGGCGGAGAACAAGCAGTTCGAGCCGGCCTACAAGGCGAAGACCGGCAAGCAGATCAAGGTCAACCAGAGCCACGCCGGCACCTCCAAGCAGGCGCGCTCCATCGTCGAGGGCCTGGAAGCCGACGTCGTGACCTTCAACCAGATCACCGACGTCACCTTCCTGGTCGACAAGGGCTTCATCGCCAAGGACTGGCAGCAGCGCCTGCCCAACGCCTCCTCGCCCTGGTACTCCTTCCCGGCCTTCCTCGTGCGCGAGGGCAACCCGAAGAAGGTGAAGAACTGGGACGATCTCGTCCGCGACGACGTGAAGCTGGTCTTCCCGAACCCGAAGACCTCGGGCAATGCGCGCTACACCTATCTCGCCGCCTATGCCTTCGCGCTGGAGAAGTTCAACGGCGACGTCGCCAAGGCCGACGCCTTCGCCCGGAAGCTCCTGTCCAATGTCGTCGTCTTCGACACCGGCGGGCGCGGCTCCACCACCACCTTCGTGGAGCGCGAGCAGGGCGACGTGCTGATCACCTTCGAGGCCGAAGTGATCGGCGTGAAGGACGCCTATAAGGACAAGAAGTTCGAGGTCGTGGTGCCGGAAGTCAGCCTGCTGGCCGAATTCCCCGTGGCGGTCGTCGACAAGGTCGTCGACAAGCGCGGCTCGCGCCAGGTCGCCACCGACTACCTGACCTATCTCTACACGCCGGAAGGCCAGAAGATCGCCGCCGAGCTCAACAACCGCGTCGTCGATCCCAAGGTGGCCGAGGAATACAAGGCGAAGTTCGCGCCGGTCCGCCTGGTCAAGGTCGAGGACGTGTTCGGCGGCTGGGCCAATGCCCAGAAGACCCACTTCGCCTCCGGCGGCAAGCTCGACGAACTGTTCGTCGCCCCGTGA
- the trpA gene encoding tryptophan synthase subunit alpha, which translates to MSTRLEARFNACAAEGRAALVTFITAGDPDYDTSLALLRALPAAGSDVIELGVPFTDPMADGPAIQAAGLRALKAGQTLKKTLEMVRAFREGDAATPIVLMGYYNPIYIYGVDRFLVDALTAGVDGLVVVDLPPEEDAELCLPALRAGLDFIRLATPTTDDRRLPAVLANTAGFVYYVSITGITGAATADPGAVGQAVARIKRHTDLPVAVGFGVKTPEHAAAIAAGADGVVVGSALIDALRATLDAEDRATPATVPTVTRLVGALAAAVRGVRREAAE; encoded by the coding sequence ATGAGCACGCGTCTGGAAGCCCGCTTCAACGCCTGCGCCGCCGAAGGCCGCGCGGCGCTCGTCACTTTCATCACCGCCGGTGACCCCGATTACGACACCTCGCTCGCCCTGCTCAGGGCGCTGCCGGCGGCGGGATCGGACGTGATCGAGCTCGGCGTGCCCTTCACCGACCCGATGGCCGACGGCCCCGCGATCCAGGCGGCGGGCCTGCGCGCGCTCAAGGCGGGCCAGACGCTGAAGAAGACGCTGGAGATGGTGCGCGCCTTCCGCGAGGGCGATGCCGCCACGCCGATCGTGCTGATGGGCTACTACAACCCGATCTATATCTATGGCGTCGACCGCTTCCTGGTGGACGCGCTCACCGCCGGCGTCGACGGGCTCGTCGTCGTCGACCTGCCGCCGGAAGAGGACGCCGAGCTGTGCCTGCCGGCGCTGCGCGCCGGGCTCGACTTCATCCGCCTCGCCACCCCGACCACCGACGACAGGCGCCTGCCGGCCGTGCTCGCGAACACGGCGGGCTTCGTCTACTACGTCTCCATCACCGGCATCACCGGCGCGGCCACGGCCGATCCCGGCGCCGTCGGGCAGGCGGTGGCCCGCATCAAGCGCCACACCGATCTGCCGGTCGCTGTCGGCTTCGGCGTCAAGACGCCCGAACACGCCGCCGCCATCGCCGCCGGCGCCGATGGCGTGGTGGTCGGCTCGGCGCTGATCGACGCCCTGCGCGCCACGCTCGACGCCGAGGACCGGGCGACGCCGGCCACCGTGCCCACGGTCACGCGGCTTGTCGGCGCGCTCGCCGCCGCCGTGCGCGGCGTGCGCCGCGAGGCGGCCGAGTAG
- a CDS encoding carboxylesterase, giving the protein MTDTPDFLRDGAGAPRFITVGDDGRAIAVRVTPGAATPEAPGVLWCGGFLSDMRGTKAEELAAWGARSGRQVVRFDYSGHGESAGDFERGTISRWAEEALAVFDRETTGPQIVVGSSMGGWIALLLARALAARGESARLVALVLIAPAPDFTEELMWKAMPEEVRAAILQDGRWVRPSQYGPGQPITRGLIEDGRRNLVLGAPFAVGCPVRILQGVADPDVPWQHALRLVTCLAEDDVVLTLIKDGDHRLSRPEDIERILAAVEEVG; this is encoded by the coding sequence ATGACCGACACGCCCGATTTCCTCCGCGACGGCGCCGGCGCGCCCCGCTTCATCACCGTCGGCGACGATGGCCGCGCCATCGCCGTGCGGGTGACGCCGGGCGCGGCGACGCCCGAGGCGCCCGGCGTGCTCTGGTGCGGCGGCTTCCTGTCCGACATGCGCGGCACCAAGGCCGAGGAACTCGCCGCCTGGGGCGCGCGCAGCGGCCGGCAGGTGGTGCGCTTCGACTATTCCGGCCATGGCGAATCGGCCGGCGACTTCGAGCGCGGCACCATCTCGCGCTGGGCGGAGGAGGCGCTCGCCGTGTTCGACCGCGAGACCACGGGGCCGCAGATCGTGGTCGGCTCCTCCATGGGTGGCTGGATCGCCCTGCTTCTGGCCCGGGCGCTGGCGGCGCGGGGCGAGAGCGCGCGCCTCGTCGCGCTGGTGCTGATCGCGCCGGCGCCGGACTTCACCGAGGAACTGATGTGGAAGGCGATGCCCGAGGAGGTGCGCGCCGCCATCCTGCAGGACGGGCGCTGGGTGCGCCCCTCGCAATATGGCCCCGGCCAGCCGATCACCCGCGGGCTGATCGAGGACGGGCGCCGCAACCTCGTGCTCGGGGCGCCCTTCGCGGTGGGCTGCCCGGTGCGCATCCTGCAGGGTGTCGCCGACCCCGATGTGCCGTGGCAGCACGCGCTGCGCCTCGTCACCTGCCTCGCCGAAGACGATGTGGTGCTGACTCTGATCAAGGATGGCGACCACCGCCTGTCCCGCCCCGAGGACATAGAGCGCATCCTCGCGGCGGTGGAGGAAGTGGGGTGA
- a CDS encoding phosphoribosylanthranilate isomerase, whose product MSLEIKICGLSTAETLDAALGAGADMVGMVFFAPSPRHLDLAAAATLAARARGKAGIVALTVDADDATLAAIVDAVRPDMLQLHGKESPERVAAIRARFGLPVMKAIGIATREDLAALAAYEAVADRLLLDAKPPKGAVLPGGNGVAFDWNLVAGLDLARPFMLSGGLDPENVASAVRLIQPPGVDVSSGVERAPGIKDPERIVAFLRAARAADAARGTENPTGATPAHTSSARETSPS is encoded by the coding sequence TTGTCGCTTGAGATCAAAATCTGCGGGCTGAGCACCGCCGAGACGCTGGATGCGGCGCTCGGCGCGGGCGCCGACATGGTCGGCATGGTCTTCTTCGCCCCCTCGCCCCGCCATCTCGATCTCGCCGCCGCCGCCACGCTTGCCGCGCGCGCGCGCGGCAAGGCCGGCATCGTCGCGCTCACCGTCGACGCCGACGACGCGACGCTTGCCGCCATCGTCGACGCGGTGCGCCCGGACATGCTCCAGCTCCACGGCAAGGAAAGCCCGGAACGGGTCGCCGCCATCCGCGCCCGCTTCGGCCTGCCGGTCATGAAGGCGATCGGCATCGCCACCCGCGAGGATCTCGCCGCCCTTGCCGCCTATGAGGCGGTGGCCGACCGGCTGCTGCTCGACGCCAAGCCGCCGAAGGGGGCCGTGCTGCCCGGCGGCAACGGCGTCGCCTTCGACTGGAACCTCGTCGCCGGGCTTGACCTCGCCCGGCCCTTCATGTTGTCAGGCGGCCTCGACCCGGAGAATGTGGCGAGCGCCGTTCGGCTCATCCAACCGCCCGGCGTCGACGTATCATCGGGGGTCGAGCGCGCCCCCGGCATCAAGGACCCCGAGCGCATCGTCGCCTTCCTGCGCGCCGCGCGGGCGGCCGACGCGGCGCGAGGCACCGAGAATCCCACCGGCGCGACGCCGGCGCACACATCATCCGCCAGAGAGACGAGCCCCTCGTGA
- a CDS encoding pseudouridine synthase, with protein MPKNTPPRKDLNRVPRAPRSLEPAEPREAERVAKVVARAGLGSRREIEEWILAGRVAVNGEILASPARTVTAEDAITVDGVPLPDRERTRLFMYHKPKGVVTTNYDPEGRPTLFEILPPGLPRLVSVGRLDLTTEGLILLTNDGGLSRVLELPETGWLRRYRVRAKGEITQDKLDALIRGITVDGVHYGPIEAKLDRVQGANSWLTLALREGKNREVRNVLGSLGLDVNRLIRLSYGPFQLGELPQGEVEEVKTRVLADQLGETLAAAAGADFEGPLFNHGEDEAPHKPSKARYAKAEGSEDRHRRRPIDTEPGEGRSVSAGLVADRKGRKVLVQRVRSTEPEPAPEAPRARPENAREETRGGVRGGERTFRKRPERSERPERPFAAGEEGAVPADTFREERPARGRAATSRDRKAAGPRPSRPRPDTARPDAVRPERDGEAGERPFRARTERPARQERPREERGERPFRSGPERGERPDRPFRERAPRPEGERPPRRERPEGARPYRGEATDRPYSGRVKSEQSRHRSPRRFEESEGGRGSGERTTGERPFRSSPERGERPARSGSERPFRERAPHPEGERPARENRPFRERAPRPEGERPFRSRDDRSPRDNRPPRDDRAPRGDRPFRDKPSGGRSFGDRPSGDRPSGDRSSSDRPAGGRTFGKGGAGKGGAGRSFGAKNFADKPGGRPAGGKPGGRPGGGKPGGRPTGGKPGGGKPGGGSSGGGKPGGRPPRAPRG; from the coding sequence ATGCCCAAAAACACGCCGCCCCGCAAGGATCTCAACCGCGTGCCGCGCGCGCCCCGCTCTTTGGAGCCGGCCGAGCCGCGCGAGGCCGAGCGCGTCGCCAAGGTCGTCGCCCGCGCCGGCCTCGGCTCGCGCCGCGAGATCGAGGAGTGGATTCTCGCCGGGCGGGTCGCGGTGAACGGCGAGATTCTCGCCAGCCCCGCCCGCACCGTGACCGCCGAGGACGCGATCACCGTGGACGGCGTGCCGCTGCCGGACCGGGAGCGTACCCGCCTATTCATGTACCACAAGCCCAAGGGCGTGGTGACGACCAACTACGATCCCGAGGGGCGTCCGACCCTGTTCGAGATCCTGCCCCCCGGCCTGCCGCGCCTCGTTTCGGTCGGCCGGCTCGACCTCACCACCGAGGGGCTGATCCTGCTCACCAATGATGGCGGCCTCTCGCGCGTGCTGGAGCTGCCGGAGACCGGCTGGCTGCGGCGCTACCGGGTGCGCGCCAAGGGCGAGATCACCCAGGACAAGCTCGACGCGCTGATCCGCGGCATCACTGTCGACGGCGTTCATTACGGCCCGATCGAGGCCAAGCTCGACCGCGTGCAGGGCGCCAATTCCTGGCTGACGCTGGCGCTGCGCGAGGGCAAGAACCGCGAAGTGCGCAACGTGCTGGGCAGCCTCGGCCTCGACGTCAACCGGCTGATCCGCCTCTCCTACGGCCCGTTCCAGCTCGGCGAGCTGCCGCAGGGCGAGGTTGAGGAAGTGAAGACCCGCGTGCTGGCCGACCAGCTCGGCGAGACGCTGGCCGCCGCCGCCGGCGCGGATTTCGAGGGCCCGCTGTTCAACCATGGCGAGGACGAGGCGCCCCACAAGCCGTCCAAGGCGCGCTACGCCAAGGCCGAGGGCTCCGAGGACCGCCACCGCCGCCGTCCCATCGACACCGAGCCGGGCGAGGGCCGCAGCGTTTCCGCCGGCCTCGTGGCGGACCGCAAGGGCCGCAAGGTGCTGGTGCAGCGCGTGCGCTCGACCGAGCCGGAACCCGCGCCCGAGGCGCCGCGCGCCCGGCCCGAGAATGCCCGTGAGGAAACGCGCGGCGGCGTACGCGGGGGCGAACGCACCTTCCGCAAGCGCCCCGAGCGGTCTGAGCGTCCCGAACGCCCCTTCGCCGCCGGCGAGGAGGGCGCCGTACCCGCGGACACGTTCCGCGAGGAGCGCCCGGCCCGTGGGCGCGCGGCGACCAGCCGCGACCGCAAGGCCGCCGGCCCGCGTCCCTCGCGTCCCCGTCCCGATACGGCGCGCCCCGATGCGGTACGCCCCGAGCGCGACGGCGAGGCGGGCGAGCGCCCGTTCCGCGCCCGCACCGAGCGGCCCGCCCGGCAGGAGCGTCCGCGCGAGGAGCGCGGGGAACGGCCTTTCCGCTCCGGCCCCGAGCGTGGCGAGCGTCCCGACCGTCCGTTCCGCGAGCGTGCCCCGCGTCCCGAGGGCGAGCGTCCCCCCCGCCGCGAGCGCCCCGAGGGCGCCCGTCCCTATCGCGGCGAGGCGACCGACCGGCCCTATTCCGGCCGGGTGAAATCCGAGCAGTCGCGCCACCGCTCTCCCCGCCGCTTCGAGGAATCCGAGGGCGGGCGCGGGTCGGGCGAACGCACTACCGGCGAGCGGCCTTTCCGCTCCAGTCCCGAGCGCGGCGAGCGGCCGGCCCGTTCGGGGAGCGAGCGCCCGTTCCGCGAGCGGGCGCCGCATCCCGAGGGTGAGCGTCCCGCGCGCGAGAACCGTCCCTTCCGTGAGCGGGCGCCGCGCCCCGAGGGTGAGCGTCCGTTCCGCTCCCGTGACGATCGCTCGCCGCGCGATAACCGTCCGCCCCGCGACGACCGCGCCCCGCGCGGCGACCGGCCGTTCCGGGACAAGCCGTCGGGCGGGCGTTCCTTCGGGGACAGGCCCTCCGGTGACAGGCCTTCCGGGGACAGGTCTTCCAGCGACAGGCCCGCCGGCGGCCGGACCTTTGGCAAGGGCGGTGCGGGCAAGGGTGGCGCGGGCAGAAGCTTCGGCGCCAAGAATTTCGCCGACAAGCCGGGCGGGCGCCCGGCCGGTGGCAAGCCCGGCGGTCGCCCGGGTGGCGGCAAGCCGGGAGGTCGTCCGACCGGCGGCAAGCCCGGTGGCGGCAAGCCCGGCGGTGGCAGTTCTGGCGGCGGCAAGCCGGGCGGGCGTCCGCCCCGCGCCCCGCGCGGCTGA
- the trpB gene encoding tryptophan synthase subunit beta → MNAPNSFRTGPDDNGHFGLFGGRFVAETLMPLILALETAYEEAKADPAYKAEMDAGLKHYVGRPSPLYYAERLTEHLRESAAPGMGAKIYFKREELNHTGSHKVNNVLGQILLARRMGKKRIIAETGAGQHGVATATLCARYGLECVVYMGAVDVARQAPNVFRMKMLGATVVPVQSGSKTLKDAMNEALRDWVTNVDSTFYCIGTVAGPHPYPAMVRDFQSVIGNETRAQMLEQEGRLPDSLVACIGGGSNAMGLFHPFLDDPSVKIFGVEAAGHGIASGQHAASLTGGRPGVLHGNRTYLLMDDDGQIAEAHSISAGLDYPGIGPEHSWLHDIGRATYISATDAEALAAFQLVAKLEGIIPALEPAHALAKVTELAPSFPDDHLMVINLSGRGDKDIPQVAEILGTRL, encoded by the coding sequence GTGAACGCCCCCAACTCCTTCCGCACCGGCCCCGACGACAACGGGCATTTCGGCCTGTTCGGCGGTCGTTTCGTCGCCGAAACGCTCATGCCGCTCATCCTCGCCCTTGAGACCGCCTATGAAGAGGCGAAGGCCGATCCGGCCTACAAGGCGGAGATGGATGCCGGGCTGAAGCATTATGTCGGCCGCCCCAGCCCGCTCTACTACGCCGAGCGGCTGACCGAGCATCTGCGCGAGAGCGCCGCCCCCGGCATGGGCGCAAAGATCTATTTCAAGCGCGAGGAACTGAACCACACCGGCTCGCACAAGGTGAACAACGTTCTCGGCCAGATCCTGCTCGCCCGCCGCATGGGCAAGAAGCGGATCATCGCCGAGACGGGCGCGGGCCAGCACGGCGTCGCCACCGCCACGCTGTGCGCGCGCTACGGGCTGGAATGCGTCGTCTATATGGGCGCCGTCGACGTCGCCCGGCAGGCCCCGAACGTGTTCCGCATGAAGATGCTCGGCGCCACCGTGGTTCCCGTCCAGTCCGGCTCGAAGACACTGAAGGACGCGATGAACGAGGCGCTGCGCGACTGGGTGACCAATGTCGACAGCACCTTCTACTGCATCGGCACCGTCGCCGGCCCGCACCCTTATCCGGCGATGGTCCGCGACTTTCAAAGCGTGATCGGCAACGAGACCCGCGCCCAGATGCTGGAGCAGGAGGGTCGCCTGCCCGACAGCCTGGTCGCCTGCATCGGCGGCGGCTCCAACGCCATGGGCCTGTTCCATCCCTTCCTCGACGATCCGAGCGTGAAGATCTTCGGCGTCGAGGCCGCCGGCCACGGCATTGCGAGCGGCCAGCACGCCGCCTCGCTCACCGGCGGGCGTCCGGGCGTGCTGCACGGCAACCGCACCTACCTGCTGATGGACGATGACGGCCAGATCGCCGAGGCGCACTCCATCTCGGCCGGCCTCGACTATCCCGGCATCGGGCCGGAGCATTCCTGGCTGCACGACATCGGCCGCGCCACCTACATCTCGGCCACCGACGCAGAGGCGCTCGCCGCCTTCCAGCTCGTCGCCAAGCTCGAGGGCATCATCCCGGCGCTGGAGCCGGCCCATGCGCTCGCCAAGGTGACGGAACTCGCGCCGAGCTTCCCGGACGACCACCTGATGGTGATCAACCTGTCCGGCCGTGGCGACAAGGACATCCCGCAGGTGGCCGAGATTCTGGGGACCCGCCTATGA
- a CDS encoding folylpolyglutamate synthase/dihydrofolate synthase family protein, with protein MPALPAAGPDPAGESRRPVDDIFDRLLALHPKLIDLSLDRMWRLLERLGHPERRLPPVIHVAGTNGKGSTVAFMRAVLEAAGRRVHVYTSPHLVRFNERIRLAGTLVDDARLTEALARAEAANGGEPITFFEITTAAALLLFSEVPADILLLEVGLGGRLDATNVIEKPLVSVITPVSIDHVDFLGETVAAIAAEKAGILKRGVPAVLGRQPREALAVIERLAARLGVPLSIMGEQYQAHEEGGRLVVSDEAGLLDLPRPRLIGPHQIGNAGLAIEALRVADLGLPGTAFEEGMRTAQWPARLQRLTSGPLTLRAPEGVDIWLDGGHNAAGGQALAAALADLEDRVPRPLVLIVGMLGNKDADAFLAPFAGLARELVAVPVPGEHKGAAPEGLAAIARAHGLDASTALSVPAALDGLSAFPVDPPPRVLIAGSLYLAGAVLAENGSLPD; from the coding sequence ATGCCCGCCCTTCCCGCCGCCGGCCCCGACCCTGCAGGGGAAAGCCGGCGGCCGGTCGACGACATCTTCGACCGCCTGCTCGCCCTGCACCCCAAGCTGATCGACCTCTCGCTCGACCGCATGTGGCGGCTGCTGGAGCGTCTCGGCCATCCCGAACGCCGGCTGCCACCGGTGATCCATGTCGCCGGCACCAACGGCAAGGGCTCGACCGTCGCCTTCATGCGCGCCGTGCTGGAGGCCGCCGGACGGCGGGTGCATGTCTACACCTCGCCCCATCTGGTGCGCTTCAACGAGCGCATCCGCCTCGCCGGCACGCTGGTCGACGACGCGCGCCTGACCGAGGCGCTGGCACGGGCCGAAGCCGCCAATGGCGGCGAGCCGATCACCTTTTTCGAGATCACCACCGCTGCGGCGCTGCTGCTGTTCTCCGAGGTGCCGGCCGACATATTGCTGCTGGAGGTGGGCCTCGGCGGGCGGCTCGACGCCACCAACGTGATCGAGAAGCCGCTGGTCAGCGTCATCACGCCGGTCTCCATCGACCATGTCGACTTCCTCGGCGAGACCGTCGCCGCCATCGCGGCGGAGAAGGCCGGCATATTGAAGCGCGGCGTGCCCGCCGTGCTCGGCCGCCAGCCGCGCGAGGCGCTGGCGGTGATCGAGCGGCTGGCCGCCCGGCTCGGCGTGCCGCTGTCCATCATGGGCGAGCAGTACCAGGCGCATGAGGAGGGCGGCCGGCTCGTCGTGTCCGACGAGGCGGGCCTGCTCGACCTGCCGCGCCCGCGCCTGATCGGCCCGCACCAGATCGGCAATGCGGGCCTCGCCATCGAGGCGCTGCGCGTCGCCGATCTCGGCCTGCCGGGCACCGCCTTCGAGGAAGGCATGCGCACGGCGCAATGGCCGGCCCGGCTTCAGCGGCTCACCTCCGGCCCGCTCACCCTGCGCGCGCCGGAAGGCGTCGACATCTGGCTCGACGGCGGCCACAACGCCGCCGGCGGGCAGGCGCTCGCCGCCGCGCTGGCCGATCTCGAGGACCGGGTGCCGCGCCCGCTGGTGCTGATCGTCGGCATGCTGGGGAACAAGGATGCGGACGCCTTCCTGGCGCCCTTCGCCGGCCTCGCCCGCGAGCTGGTCGCGGTGCCGGTGCCCGGCGAGCACAAGGGCGCGGCGCCGGAAGGACTGGCGGCGATCGCCCGCGCGCACGGGCTCGACGCCTCGACGGCTTTGAGCGTGCCCGCCGCGCTGGACGGGCTCTCGGCCTTCCCGGTCGACCCGCCGCCGCGCGTGCTGATCGCAGGATCGCTCTACCTTGCCGGCGCGGTGCTGGCGGAAAACGGCAGCCTGCCGGACTAG